The Nocardia arthritidis genome has a window encoding:
- a CDS encoding enoyl-CoA hydratase, with protein MLGVSRDGDVVTIELQREERRNALNIELVALLREAVFDASQNARVIVLTGQGPIFSAGADLDGVYSQEFLDGLVDMLHTIESTPIPVISSISGGALGAGVQIALASDLRVLSEDSYIAIPAAKLGITVDRWTVRRLVSLIGGGPARTILLGAEPVSASDAYNFGFANRIGTLADAQAWAKQIAALAPLSLRHMKLELNDDGTREPESVQLRAALEAAWTSEDAQEGRLARREKRAAKFVGR; from the coding sequence GCTCAATATCGAGCTCGTGGCACTGCTACGCGAGGCGGTGTTCGATGCCTCCCAGAACGCCAGGGTCATCGTGCTGACCGGGCAGGGGCCGATCTTCAGCGCGGGCGCCGATCTCGACGGCGTCTATTCACAGGAGTTCCTGGATGGCTTGGTCGATATGCTGCACACCATCGAATCGACCCCGATCCCGGTGATCTCCTCGATCAGCGGCGGCGCGCTCGGCGCGGGCGTGCAGATAGCGCTGGCCTCGGATCTGCGGGTGCTATCCGAGGATTCCTATATCGCCATTCCGGCCGCGAAACTCGGCATCACGGTGGATCGCTGGACGGTGCGCAGGCTGGTCTCGCTGATCGGCGGCGGCCCGGCCCGCACGATATTGCTTGGCGCGGAACCGGTTTCGGCCTCCGACGCGTACAACTTCGGCTTTGCCAACAGGATCGGCACGCTGGCCGACGCGCAGGCATGGGCCAAGCAGATCGCCGCGCTGGCCCCGCTGTCGCTGCGGCATATGAAGCTGGAGCTCAACGACGACGGCACCAGGGAGCCGGAATCTGTGCAGCTGCGTGCGGCGTTGGAAGCGGCATGGACGAGCGAGGACGCGCAGGAGGGCCGTCTGGCCCGGCGGGAGAAGCGCGCGGCGAAGTTTGTGGGGCGATGA
- a CDS encoding MBL fold metallo-hydrolase, which yields MKLRKVIGYAMGGLGLVWVVRAAWGIPSAIGASISAIQPYATGAVNYRNRQFHNTEPSTQLAAGSAPSLLYSLLTQRNIGRPKGVIPLHTPEAPDQPADLAVTWYGHATALVEVDGYRVLTDPVWSERVSPSMLVGPARMHPVPTPLSALPPVDAILISHDHYDHLDRETVRELLRRQDAPFLVPIGIGAHLRHWGVPEQRIVELDWGGSISLSALDRQRGSGDLTITCTEARHFSGRGLTRNTTLWASWSIVGPAKRVYFGGDTGYTKAFAKAGAALGPFDLTLLPIGAYDDRWPDVHMNPEEAVRAHADLCIGEAGYGHLVPIHWATFNLAFHGWSEPVRRMVAAAESAGTRVAVPMPGERVVPNGLPRRESWWEDVG from the coding sequence ATGAAGTTGCGCAAGGTGATCGGTTACGCGATGGGTGGTCTCGGGCTGGTCTGGGTGGTGCGTGCGGCGTGGGGGATACCTTCCGCGATCGGCGCATCGATTTCGGCCATCCAGCCGTATGCCACCGGGGCGGTGAACTACCGCAACCGGCAGTTCCACAACACCGAGCCGAGCACCCAGTTGGCGGCGGGATCGGCTCCCTCCCTGCTGTATTCGTTGCTGACGCAGCGAAACATCGGGCGGCCGAAGGGCGTTATCCCGCTGCACACCCCCGAGGCGCCGGATCAGCCGGCCGATCTCGCGGTCACCTGGTACGGGCACGCGACCGCGCTGGTCGAGGTGGACGGCTACCGAGTGCTCACCGATCCTGTTTGGAGCGAACGGGTTTCGCCTTCGATGCTGGTGGGTCCGGCCCGGATGCATCCGGTGCCGACGCCGCTTTCGGCGCTCCCGCCGGTGGACGCGATCCTCATCTCGCACGACCACTACGACCACCTCGACAGGGAAACGGTCCGAGAGCTGTTACGCCGCCAGGACGCACCGTTCCTGGTGCCCATCGGCATCGGCGCGCATCTGCGGCACTGGGGTGTCCCGGAGCAGCGGATTGTCGAATTGGATTGGGGCGGTTCGATTTCCCTGTCCGCGCTGGACCGGCAGCGCGGTTCCGGCGATCTCACCATCACCTGTACCGAGGCCAGGCACTTCTCCGGCCGAGGGCTGACGCGCAACACCACGCTGTGGGCGTCCTGGTCCATCGTGGGGCCGGCCAAGCGGGTGTACTTCGGCGGCGATACCGGATACACGAAGGCCTTCGCCAAAGCGGGCGCAGCGCTCGGGCCGTTCGACCTGACCCTGCTGCCGATCGGCGCGTACGACGACCGCTGGCCGGATGTGCATATGAATCCGGAGGAGGCGGTGCGCGCCCACGCCGACCTTTGTATCGGCGAGGCGGGCTATGGGCACCTGGTGCCGATCCATTGGGCGACGTTCAACCTGGCCTTCCACGGTTGGTCCGAACCGGTGCGCCGAATGGTCGCGGCCGCCGAATCCGCCGGGACGCGGGTCGCGGTGCCGATGCCGGGTGAGCGGGTAGTCCCCAATGGCCTCCCACGGCGGGAATCGTGGTGGGAAGATGTGGGGTGA
- a CDS encoding antitoxin, producing the protein MSFADTLKGLVGKGKDAAAKNAEKIHDAVDKAGDFIDEKTGHKYTDKIEQGKQAAKNAVPGEEPGAPQPPAPEPPAEGEPQP; encoded by the coding sequence ATGAGCTTCGCGGATACCCTGAAGGGCCTGGTCGGCAAGGGTAAGGACGCGGCGGCCAAAAACGCCGAAAAGATTCATGACGCGGTCGATAAGGCCGGCGATTTCATCGACGAGAAGACCGGGCACAAGTACACCGACAAGATCGAGCAGGGCAAGCAGGCGGCCAAGAACGCGGTTCCCGGCGAAGAGCCCGGTGCGCCGCAGCCACCGGCGCCCGAGCCGCCCGCCGAAGGTGAACCGCAGCCCTGA